The genome window GGCAACTCACACTTGCAATGAATCCTCGCCCTACGCTCACCGGCATCTGTTAACCGTTTACTTTCCCAAGTGAAAGTTAACCGTTAATTTTATATTAAATTGTAGATTTATGCAAGAACTTCAAGCCGATGTAAATTGCTGAAACTTAAATATGTGTCAGCGCTTTACTTATTGCTAGTAATTTGCATTGATCTAAATCATTGTTTCTCCCAATCACCCCCTCTCCCCCTCCTTTATTTTTTTAGTATCCTAACTCCTTGAGTTGTGGCTGATTATTGGTTCAAAAGAGCAGTAAGCTATTGTCATTTAGCAAACAGGCGGAAATCTACCTTGGGATAGATTAAGCCTAAAGGCTATACCAATTAGATGTAAAACAGCGAAACATCGAAATTGAGCCATCAATCAGAGAAGAGGAGTGACCGTGAAACAAATAATTAATAGGCGAGTGTCTTCCATCGTGACGTTCACCGCCTTAAGCGTTATGTTTGGCAGCTTGCCAGCTGCGGCAGAAACGAGTGGCGCGGCGGTACTGTCTGTTAAAGCGCCGGTTGCAGAAGAATCCCTGCAAGAGCCGGCAGCAAGCCGGTGGGAGCAAGTATCTGAGTCTGTAACCAACAAGCAAGCTCGAACTCAAGAGATCGCAATTAAGCCACAAGCAGAAGTTGAGCAAACCTTAACCGTCTTAACAGACACCGCCCCAGCGTCTGTGTCTGAGGCTGACTTGGTCACCGGCGCAGTAACGTTGCCGGCATCCACAATCCCGACTCACCGGATCTCAACTGAACCCGTGTTAGATCGTTCGTTCTCAACCGCTGCGGCTGACTTAAACCCAGCGCCGGTGAATACACAACGGGCCGGTTTTACTGAAAAGGCACCCGATGCCATTGCTCAGATTGAAACACGGACAAGAATTCCGGGAAACAACTTCATCGGGATTGGCGGTAACATTGGCGACAATGAGGACATCTTGGACTTAGTCGTTCTCAGCAAAATCAGACTGTTTGACTTGCCATTTCAAGAGCAGGCATTTAGCGTATCTGCGCGTCCCTCAGTCGCATTTAGCAACGGCATCCTAGACATCCGTGTGCCGGCGACCGTCGAATTCAGGCAGCCTACCTTTGATACCGGAGAACCGGCAGACAGGTTAGGCTTTTTTGCCGGCCCAGGCGTTGCCCTTTCCATTGACGATGACGATGACACTGAATTTGATCTCATGCTCACCGGCGGTGCAGATTACCTGTTCACCGAAGACTTAACCTTAACCGCGATGGTTAATTTCCTATTTCTGGACGACGTTGATATAGAAGGTCAGTTCGGGGTAGGTTTTAACTTCTAAGGGACTAGGGACTAGGGGCTAGGGACTAGGGAGGGAAGAGGGGGAGAAAACATAGAAAACTCCCAACTCCCCATGCCCCATGCCCCATGCCCCATGCCCTATTTAACTACTCTGTAACTGAGCATCCAACGTTTTATTAATGCGATCGCGAGTTTCTTCCAAGTGCGCTTGGGTGTAAGTGTCAAACTTCCCGCCCTTGGCAAGGGTGGTATCCAGCGATTCACCTAACTGGCGCAACTTATACCATGCCAGGGTTCGGGCGTCTTGAGGGACTTCCGACTGGCGGAGTACCATCTGCGTCAGAATATCCAAGTATTCCCGCTGCAAAGATCGGCGAAGGCTGGAAATCTCCACCGGCATCCCCTCCACCATCACCTCTGTCCACACGCCTTGCTGCAACGTGTCAAACAGTTCCGGCAGTGTTAGGGAAACTCCCGGCTGCGCCTTAATTTCCGCATCCCGCAGACGCGCTAAACGTTGGGGATGCATCAGCACTCGCAACACTACCCGCTGCAGAAAAGAAATTTGCTCGTAAATCGGATAATCTAGGCGGAAAATCGGGGCGTAGTTACCCCAGTGAACCCAGCGTGACGGCGCTAAATTATTGAGCAGTTCTGGAGAAAAATTAAACGCATTGTCATTAAAGATATACGTTTGCAAAGTCGCTAGCGCCTGACGCTGCTTGGCTGCCGGCACCGACATAAATGGAGCACGTCCGTTGGGATCGCCGGCATGGTTGCGGGTAAACGACTGCCCCCCCACATATTGCGAGACAAAATAAGCCTGCTGGAAATAGTAGCCAAACACCGTGTTAAACAACACGCGCAGCTCATTGTAACTCTCGCCCTTGGGCAAATAACGTTTTTCCAGCCGCTCCCACATATAACGGGCATTATCCATTTGCTGCTGCGAGTAAAGCAGCACGTCCCCGCTGAGATCGAATGGGTGAGCGAAGGGATTAATATCGTCAAACCAGATGTCCTCATCCGTGGCGTAAGCCAAATCCGAGTTAGGCGCACGCTGGGCAATTTTTTCGAGGAAGCGCACCTCATCTTGTGGGGCTGTCCCTGGGCCGGTTTGGTAGCCATACTGGATTGCCCACTCATCATAAGGGCCAACCACTGCTGGATAGTAATCTCCTTGCTCTACGCCAATCGGTGCTAAATTGACCGGCAAGTAGTCCATCACAGATGACGCTAACCCTTTGCTTTGGGTGATGTTGGTGTTATTCAAATCTTGAGGCATCAACATCGTGCTGGCGTGGAAATTGTGTCTCAACCCTAAGGTATGTCCGACTTCGTGGGCGATGAGCGAACGTACAAATTGATGCACATACTCTTTCATCTGCGAACTTTCAGGGCTGAGGTTATTGATTAACGACAGCGACATCGCCCCTACAGAAAACTGATCGGCAGATTGCATCCCATAGCAGAGATCGTGACTTTGCATGAGCCGGCCTAATACGGCCATTTCTTGGGCTTGATCGGGTGTGCCGGTTTTACCCTCTTTGTTAGGAAGATAGCGGGAAATCGAATTAAAGGTACATAGATCCGAGTTGCCACCAATGCCGGCAAACAAAGAGGAACTGCTTGATCGCTCTTGTTCAACAAGCGTGCCATACTCTCGCTTGATGGCTCGCACGAAATTCGCATCCACAATAATATCTGCGTCCAATATTTGGCCCGTAAGCGGATTAACCCGCGAAGGACCCATTGCAAACGCACCATCAAGAGAATTAATCCAGCGGATTGTGTTGTAACGCACATCAGCGGGGTCCCACTCAGCCTCATCCGGCATCTGCCGCACGTCTATTGCATTTTGGTATCCCGCTTTCTCAAACGCTTTATTCCACAGCAGCACCCCCTCCCGAATAGACTCGCGATATTCCACCGGCACTGCATTATCTATCCAAAATACAATCGGTTCCTTTGGAGGAGAGACTAAAGCGCTGGGATTCTGCTTTTCCAAATGCCAACGGTTGATATAACGCACAAAAGGATCTTTGTTGTGATCGTTAGAAAAATCCTTGTAGACAGTCATGAAATAGCCAACCCGATCATCAGCTAAGCGCGGACGGTAGCCGTTAGTATCATCTAGTTGGGACAAGCTGTAATGCAGGCGCAGGGTAAACGCACGGCTGTCTGGCAGGCTTGGTATATAGGTATTTTCATCGCCACCGGCAGCGGAAAAACTGTAAATCGACTCGATCTCAACGTTCATCGGGAAAGAGTTAGCACTGCCGAAATAAGATTTCTTGGCATCAAGCTCGTAAGGCGTACCCAAAACCCAATGAAAGATCGAACTTAAACCCGGAAAGTCCCCCAGCAACAACTCACCCATATCCACCAATAAGGTGTTGCGCTCAGCATCGAAGCCTTTAATTTCCAGGGAGTAGAGAACCGAGTCGCTAAACGATCTTTCTAGGGAACGTCTTTGTGGATCATCGGGATCTGTGCGGAAATTGACGTTGCGGATCACAAAATGCAAATTTTTATTGACGCGGCGGAAGTAAAACAGGTAATCTCCCACCGGCATCCCGCTATAAATGCCGCGTTCGCCAATACCCGATTCGAGGGTGACGGTACATAGAAAGTTTTTTTCAAGCTGTTCTTGGCTGATTTCGGCGAAGACTTCACCCGTGTCTTGGTTGTTATAGAGGGTGAACAGTCCCTCCAATTTTTCTGCATCTGCGACAACCGATTCAACCGCCGGCAGATCGGAAAGAACATTACTTTTCTCTTTCGCTTTAGATGAGCGAGATTCTAGTTTCTGCGCCAAAGTCGCCCAAGCCGACGGCTTGGATGCCAACCCAGCAGCCGGCACTGTTTGAGTGCGTGCTGAAGGCGCGATTCCTAAAAATAGGCCATGCAGTAAAATTGCTAAAAATAGGCCATGCAGGAGAAATAGACAGAATTTCCATAATTTTTTCATTGTATCCACCCTTAATGGCTTGTTTCGGGTTCGAGTGGCTCTCAGTTTTGTCATAATCCTCTGCATCTGGCGGGGTCATCCTGTGGGTGATGGCTGTTAGTGTGCATTCAACTGACATAGCAGAGCAAAACGAGCTGCCACAGCAAAAGGTATTTTTGCAAGAAGCCGCTGCTCTTTGGCTTTCAGGCTCAGCAGATGGTGGTTATTTGATGATGCACCGGCACAAGTACGTCGGCATATTCAGTCTTAATACCAAGCTACGTCGTCTTATAAGATTTTGCCAGGTAAATAAAGGATTGAACGCCAATCTTTACGTGATGATAAGCTTTTTAATTTAATTAGGCTATAACTGCTCTAGATGACCCGGATGCCTTGATAAACAAAGGTTTGGAGCGGCTGAATCGCATGATATCGGGGAGAGTCTCTCGCTTGAAAAATTATGACTTTTCATCGTAAATTTACTGAACGCACTTGTTGCTCTTGAAACGCTCTGCCGGCTCAAACAGGAGAAATCAAGAATTTTTCGTTCAGCTACTCTCAGGGAAAATACTGATTACTTTTGAAATTTATTTAAGATAGTTTGCTATTAATTTTACTATTTAAAATAAGCTGTATTAAATCTATGAAGTCATTTAAAAATCTTCAAATTTCAAGCAAAATTCTCAACTTCCGCAAAAAGCTACAGGTTGAGCAAATGGCTTCTTTCCCAGAACCAAATTCTCCCTTTGCCTCTGCCCCCTCTCCCTCTCAATTGGGACAGATTTTGTCAACTTGTAGTGCCGGTATCTTGCCCACTTGTTGTTATCTGTGGCAGCAAGATGCTCTAATATTTTGGCAAATCGGGGATGCTGCCTCTGTAGTTAATGTGCCGGTTAAGATTTCCCTACCTTTTGGTTAAGGGTAGAATTTAATATCTGTCGCTAATCGGGTGAAAAACCACGATTTTCAGAAAAAAGCTTATTTAAAAATACCTACAAAAAAATAGAGACGCTTTTTGGAAAAGCGCCTATGCGAAGTCGGCATGAGAATGGGTTGAGCCAATTTAAACCCTCAAGCTTTAATATTTTTAATTTCGTACTGAATCAACCGGCATCTAAATGGGTATTGCAAACTTGAGCGGGTTGTGAGCTAACCACTTCTAGGTAGTCAACTTTAGCTTTGCGGGAGGAGGAGATTGCGGCACAGGGTGCTGTGCTTCTAGAAGCGGCATCGATTGAAGCGACGTTGCTGTCATTGCCTCGGCTAACGGAAGAGTTGTCCTTTACCAGCCGATTGTAAGTTCTGTAAGGGATGTAATGGAGGGGGTTATAACCGGCAAAGCGTAGCAGTAACACACAAGCCCAAGAATACTTGCCGGCTAATATGGAATCAATAATCTCTTCCAATTGCTCGGCACTCATTGTGCGATTGACTTTAGAATTTGAATAAGAAGATGGCTGATACATGATCCTGGCTCCTGATAGGGATGTTCAAATGAGTTTTATCTAATGAATGCAACTCGGTTGCTGCTGCTTGATGGATTTCGCTAAGATATCAGCAAGGCGGCGAAGCATGAGATTTACAATATTGATGACCGCTTGCTCGAAAAAGCTGTTATCGTTGCTACATTTGCTTGGAAAACTGACTGCTCGCCTTGCCGATATCATGCTCTAGTACGCCCCAAGCAAGTAAACCTGAAATTCTACTAAGAGCCTTTGGTAAATGCACCGTCATATCAGGAAGGTTTTAAGTGAATCCACTACTGTTAAATTTACGCAGATATTTAGTAGGAATGGCAAGGGTAAAACGCTAAGTTTACTGATTCTTTAAACTTTTATGCCTTGATTTGGCTTACGCCTCAAGATTTTAAAGCTTGTATAAAGGCGTACTCAGCAATAACCTGCCTTTACAGACTCGCTCGCTTGGAAGGAAAACAAAGCCTTCATCGGTGCTGCGGTGAGTACGGCAAAACCCCAGACAGCTTTATTTACCCTCTGTGCCGGCTTCCAAACCGCGATTAAGCGTTGCACCGACAAGGGTAATTCATCCCAAGGTTGCCTCATCTAGAGCATTTTAAGGTTTAATTACCAAATTTAGGACACGCAAGCGCAATTTTGATTGAGTGGATTGAGCGATCTTGCTTCAAGCTAAGCACGTCTCAGCCAGCAATTTGAGGAGGCTGAGGAACTTTACAGAAACTTTAAGTTCTTTCAATTTTCCACATAATATCTTTAAAATCATCCAATAGCTTGCTCCACATTGCCCTCAACCATTGCTTTTAAAATGCAATTTCAGGTTTAAAACGTTGCGAGGAAAGATTTCTGGCGATTATCACTTTAAGCTAAGCCCTATTTACTTAAATCTTAAGGAAATTCTTATATCAGGGTTAATACGCATGACAACCCTTCTGAGGCAGATTTTAGAAACGCGGGTTTAAGAATAAAGATTGCTGAAGCCGGCTCATCGATTCTAGATTTTCATCAAAAATTGAAAGCTGAAAACCCCTTATTTAAAGGTTTCCAGCTTAGAGTACGGCTTTAAACAATCAAGGAATTAACTGATTGGGCGCTTTTAAGAGGCAACTTTTTAGTGAGAACCCCGAAAGTTTGTCATCACTCCATAGATAGACCAAATCGCCATCGCACGAAGATAATGGCTGGCGCGAAACGTCCCAACGGCAGTAATCGCTTCAGGCGTGCGGAATTGCAACCCGTTGTCATAAATTTGCCGCACCACGGCTTCGCTGAGGGCAAATGCCTCCTCTTTCATGCCCATTTGCACCATAAACGCGGCAATGCCAAAGTTAATGCCGGTCCACACTTCCAATGGATGAGTCGCTTTGGGGTTCACCGGCGATCCATCAGGTAGCAGCCCATTTGCCGCTCCAATTTTGCCCTCGTG of Microcoleus sp. FACHB-68 contains these proteins:
- a CDS encoding zinc-dependent metalloprotease, whose translation is MKKLWKFCLFLLHGLFLAILLHGLFLGIAPSARTQTVPAAGLASKPSAWATLAQKLESRSSKAKEKSNVLSDLPAVESVVADAEKLEGLFTLYNNQDTGEVFAEISQEQLEKNFLCTVTLESGIGERGIYSGMPVGDYLFYFRRVNKNLHFVIRNVNFRTDPDDPQRRSLERSFSDSVLYSLEIKGFDAERNTLLVDMGELLLGDFPGLSSIFHWVLGTPYELDAKKSYFGSANSFPMNVEIESIYSFSAAGGDENTYIPSLPDSRAFTLRLHYSLSQLDDTNGYRPRLADDRVGYFMTVYKDFSNDHNKDPFVRYINRWHLEKQNPSALVSPPKEPIVFWIDNAVPVEYRESIREGVLLWNKAFEKAGYQNAIDVRQMPDEAEWDPADVRYNTIRWINSLDGAFAMGPSRVNPLTGQILDADIIVDANFVRAIKREYGTLVEQERSSSSSLFAGIGGNSDLCTFNSISRYLPNKEGKTGTPDQAQEMAVLGRLMQSHDLCYGMQSADQFSVGAMSLSLINNLSPESSQMKEYVHQFVRSLIAHEVGHTLGLRHNFHASTMLMPQDLNNTNITQSKGLASSVMDYLPVNLAPIGVEQGDYYPAVVGPYDEWAIQYGYQTGPGTAPQDEVRFLEKIAQRAPNSDLAYATDEDIWFDDINPFAHPFDLSGDVLLYSQQQMDNARYMWERLEKRYLPKGESYNELRVLFNTVFGYYFQQAYFVSQYVGGQSFTRNHAGDPNGRAPFMSVPAAKQRQALATLQTYIFNDNAFNFSPELLNNLAPSRWVHWGNYAPIFRLDYPIYEQISFLQRVVLRVLMHPQRLARLRDAEIKAQPGVSLTLPELFDTLQQGVWTEVMVEGMPVEISSLRRSLQREYLDILTQMVLRQSEVPQDARTLAWYKLRQLGESLDTTLAKGGKFDTYTQAHLEETRDRINKTLDAQLQSS
- a CDS encoding HetP family heterocyst commitment protein; amino-acid sequence: MYQPSSYSNSKVNRTMSAEQLEEIIDSILAGKYSWACVLLLRFAGYNPLHYIPYRTYNRLVKDNSSVSRGNDSNVASIDAASRSTAPCAAISSSRKAKVDYLEVVSSQPAQVCNTHLDAG